The following are encoded in a window of Mycobacterium sp. ELW1 genomic DNA:
- a CDS encoding DUF4436 family protein — protein MRKHIRRVRDVGLRRVIIASALLVAVIAASVAGYLTSRNNTDQESYFGDASNPDRVNVTAWITKVDSATQQLSVTIVDVAPSGTLADPDGNFAQDVTLTTAAIGNWKADIKAGNPAPDIDQKVGVDGAVTDYPFDRYSGRLEVHVYGADGNNVPVALTVINTDPFFGLRTSAGTAQSGGVLVNLGLHRSMPTIIFAVFIMVLMLGLAIGAVVAAFYILNWRRGLVFPACSMMAAILFALIPLRNAVPGSPPIGSIIDFGSFFIAEAVISISLISSIIIGFRHQRKIEIAESTPTEVLDETPSEDTSTVIMERR, from the coding sequence ATGCGTAAGCACATCCGACGCGTCCGCGATGTCGGCCTGCGTCGAGTGATCATCGCCTCGGCGCTGCTGGTGGCGGTGATCGCGGCAAGTGTCGCGGGGTATCTCACCAGCCGGAACAACACCGACCAGGAAAGTTACTTCGGCGACGCGAGCAATCCGGACCGGGTCAACGTCACCGCCTGGATAACGAAGGTGGACTCAGCGACACAACAACTTTCGGTGACCATCGTCGATGTGGCACCCAGCGGAACGCTTGCCGACCCGGACGGCAACTTCGCCCAGGACGTGACGCTGACGACGGCCGCGATCGGTAACTGGAAGGCGGACATCAAGGCCGGTAATCCCGCGCCGGACATCGATCAGAAGGTCGGTGTGGACGGCGCGGTCACCGACTATCCGTTCGACCGGTACTCCGGACGGCTGGAAGTCCACGTCTACGGCGCTGACGGAAACAATGTTCCGGTTGCTCTCACCGTGATCAACACCGACCCGTTCTTCGGGCTCAGAACCTCCGCGGGCACCGCCCAGAGCGGCGGCGTGCTGGTGAATCTCGGCCTGCACCGCAGCATGCCCACGATCATCTTCGCGGTGTTCATCATGGTGCTGATGCTCGGCCTGGCGATCGGTGCGGTGGTGGCCGCCTTCTACATCCTGAATTGGCGGCGCGGTCTGGTCTTCCCGGCCTGCTCGATGATGGCGGCCATTCTCTTCGCGTTGATCCCGCTGCGCAATGCGGTGCCCGGCAGTCCGCCGATCGGTTCGATCATCGACTTCGGGTCGTTCTTCATCGCCGAGGCCGTGATCTCGATTTCGCTGATCTCCAGCATCATCATCGGCTTCCGGCACCAGCGAAAGATAGAGATCGCCGAGAGCACCCCCACCGAGGTGCTGGACGAGACTCCGTCCGAGGACACCTCGACGGTGATTATGGAGCGGCGCTAG